AATTGTGGTTTTTTACGATTGAGTAAATGTATTTGAATTTTTTGAAGAGTAGTCTTATTGTTGAGATAGTCAAAAAAACCAGCTAGGCATAGCTGGTTTTTTTATTAGGCAAAGAATAGTGCAACTGCTTCGCGCTTACTTAAAGAGGCGCTTAGTGCTCAAGTCATTAAGCTGCATGATGAATTGGCTCCACCTAAGCTGCGTAAGTATGTTCCATGCTGGGCTTGAGTTACTTGATGGGTATTTGATAGATAGAGCAACAATGGTGCGGCTAATGTAAAAAGTTATTTAAAATCAATGGTTTGGTTTTTATTTTTTACTTGATGGGTATTTGATAGTTTGCTTCATGCACTGCTGCTTAAGTGAATCGTAAAGTACCTTGTCGGTTTTTTTAGACAGAACTTTTTTACTTATTTGGGTTTGTGCCAATGCAATTTGTACTGGTTTTTAGCCTTGCCGAAAAAGTAATAGACAGCAATGAGCAGTGCCTAACCCAAGGTGCTTCAACTGAATCAGCAATGTAGTCGCGCAGCCATTGGTGGGCGCGTTCGAGCTATCCGGGGATTACGCGCAAATGCGCAAAACCACTGGCATGCTGAGCGGCCTGCTGGGTGACGACGCTAAAGTAAAACGCGGCGAGCAAATCTAGTCTGTGACCAACTTTAACGTCGCCATCGAATGGCTACTGGGCCTCATCCGCAGCAACGTAGCCATCCAGAGCTGGTCTGGGCGAAATGAACCCAGAACAACTCTGGGAAACCACTATGGACGTCACCGTGCGCCGCCTGCTGAAAGTAAACGTAGAAGACGCCCTAGGCGCGGATGCCGTATTCACCACCCTGATGGGCGACCAGGTAGAACCGCGCCGTCAATTTATCGAACAGAACGCGCTGATTGCGCGGAATGTGGATATTTGATGGGTGTCGAGTGGCAAAGAAAGTGAAATATCTGCCGAGTTAATGAAAAATTAATAACTTAGAAAATGAAAAAAGCCCTCGAAATTGTGAGGGCTTTTTTTGATGCAATTTAGATACTTAAGCTTACAGTGCCGTATATTCCCTGTCGGTCTATTTGATGATGTGACGATTGCTATTTATCGAACAATTAACGAACCACTGATAGTTTCTTAAACTCAGTTGTTCGAGTCGGTACATTAATGTTAACTAATGGTCCGATTAATGCTTCAATTTCGTCAATAGGTAAACAAAGTTCCTTGGCGATATGTGATTTGGTAATTCCGTCTTTCCAGAGCATTTCTAATATTTTTTTCCATACCACTGATTTCTCTGGCTCCCGTTGTTCGGGCTCTACCGTTCGATACCCTAACATACTCATTTGTTTACAAAGATCTCGGTAATACCAGTCGCTAATAAGCTTATTGTTAAATGCTGTACGAGCCAATGCAGCCACAGATACACCCCAGCGAGCTTTTTTTTCAATTAAGTGCTTGAGGGAGTGCACTCTGGGCATGTGGCTGATTAAATCATCTTGGGGAATTAGAAAAGCAGCTGCGAACATATCAGCCTCCCGTTCTCCATTCAGATGCCCAGAGGGGGTATGTCTATGCATAAGCAGGTGACCAAGTTCATGCGCAGCATCAAAGCGTGTGCGCTCTGAAGATTTAAAAGTGTTAAGGAAGATATATGGGGTGCCATCATTCCAACATGAGAACGCATCAACATTCTTATTTCTTTCTGCCAACGTGAAAACACGAATGCCTTTAGCTTCAAAAAGGGAGAGCAGTTTTGGTATAGGTTTGGACCCTATACCCCAATGGTTCCGAACAGAGGCAGCAGCTGAAATTGAGTCGTCTTCACGTAGGTCCGGTAGGTCTGGAGCGGGCAAATCGAAACGAGCATTGATCCATTTTGTGAGGGAGAATGCAATTTGGCCTGCTCCTAAGGCGGCATCACGTTGAGCTGCACTCATTGTTGAAAGACTACGAAAGCTTGCCGCATCGGTCGTAAGTTCGTCGAAGTTTTCTCCAAAGAAAAAATCCACTGGGTATGCTAATACGCCAGCCAATGCTTGAAGAGTTTCCATTGAAGGATCTGTTGTTATCCCTGTTTCAAGTCTTGTTAGGGTGACAGCCGTGATTCCAGATCTCTCTGCCAAATTCTTTTTGGTAAGCTGCCGCCTTTTTCTGGCAAGGGCCAGCTTGCTGCAGTTAAACATACATTCTCACTTTCTTGCGACATTGACTTCAATGTCGAAGTCTTCATCATCGTCCCCATTTGAGGATGATTTAATATCAATATCTGGCTGAGGCCCTGTTTCTTCATCAAGAACAAAGATGCGCTTGCTAAAGCTTTCTAATTGGTTGCCTTCAAAAGGATTTGGTTTAGATAGCTCTGCACGTAAACGTTTTCCATCATCACTAACGCAGAACATCCAGACCGATGGGGTAACACCACGTTTGTCATTCTGGCTTTCAACAGCCGCTGGGTTAAGATTCGGTTGATCCCAAAGTTCTCCTTGGATACCTTTTTGTACTAGCTGTCGTGAACCAGCGCCTTTGCTGGATATTGCCTGAGGAGAATGGCTAGGAACGCATGCCATATCTACGTTTTGAAAGATAATTTGAACCCCTAAATCATCGTTAATTACTGTCTCAACATTATTGAAACGCCCCAACCGCCACCCTAATGGAAGGAGTGCAAGACGGAGCTGACGATTCCCATATATGTGGGCAAGCATGCCGGGAGCAAACGCCACATCAATCTCCAAAGTCGAAGCTTTAGCTGCAGAAGCAACACGGGCTACTTTTTGAGCAATACTTAAGGTGAGTCCAAGATGGGAAATTTTCAGCTCAGTATCGGCGTGTTCACTGATGACGATTGCTTGGTCCATTATCTTTCCGATGTTAATTTTTTATGGCTACATTGTAGCTGTTAAAAATTAACATGGCCAGAAGTTTAAGATCTATGATGATGAAGCAAGTAGGGTGGGTTAAGCTTACGAAGTCCAACAGTGCATATAATCTGTGGCGGTTAAGATGTTTGTAAATTGGCAAGAAAGGTTAATGAAAATGTCTGAAACAAGTGGCATAAAGAAGCAAGCTCCACTCGCCGGTGAGTTTTTGCTCTACGAAACCAGCGATGGGCGTACTCGTGTTGAGTGTCGTTTTGTTGAAGATACGCTGTGGTTAACTCAGGCGCTGATGGCTGAGCTTTTTCAAGTGAAAGTGCCAACGATCAATGAGCATTTGAAAACCTTGTATGCCGATGCGGAACTGCAGCCTGAGGCAACTATTAGGAAATTCCTAATAGTTCGTTCCGAGGGGTCCCGCCAAGTCAGCCGCAACCTTGATCACTACAACCTCGATGCCATCCTTGCCGTGGGCTACCGCGTTCGCTCTGCCCGTGGTACGCAGTTTCGGCGTTGGGCTACGGAGCGTTTGAGTGAGTATTTGATTAAGGGCTTTACGCTGGATGATGAGCGGCTGAAGAATCCGCCGGTGGCGGGGTCGGGCGTGCCGGATCGTTTTGATGAGCTGCTTGAGCGTATCCGCGATATTCGTGCCAGTGAGCGGCGGATGTATTTACGGGTGCGGGAGATTTTTGCGCTGGCGGCGGATTATTCGCCTTCGTTGGCGCAAACCTCGCAGTTTTTCCGTGTAATTCAAAATAAGCTGCATTTTGCGGTGACGGGTAAAACGGCGGCGGAGTTAATCATCGAGCGGACCGATAGCAATCAGCC
This genomic interval from Iodobacter fluviatilis contains the following:
- a CDS encoding helix-turn-helix domain-containing protein; this translates as MFNCSKLALARKRRQLTKKNLAERSGITAVTLTRLETGITTDPSMETLQALAGVLAYPVDFFFGENFDELTTDAASFRSLSTMSAAQRDAALGAGQIAFSLTKWINARFDLPAPDLPDLREDDSISAAASVRNHWGIGSKPIPKLLSLFEAKGIRVFTLAERNKNVDAFSCWNDGTPYIFLNTFKSSERTRFDAAHELGHLLMHRHTPSGHLNGEREADMFAAAFLIPQDDLISHMPRVHSLKHLIEKKARWGVSVAALARTAFNNKLISDWYYRDLCKQMSMLGYRTVEPEQREPEKSVVWKKILEMLWKDGITKSHIAKELCLPIDEIEALIGPLVNINVPTRTTEFKKLSVVR
- a CDS encoding virulence RhuM family protein translates to MSETSGIKKQAPLAGEFLLYETSDGRTRVECRFVEDTLWLTQALMAELFQVKVPTINEHLKTLYADAELQPEATIRKFLIVRSEGSRQVSRNLDHYNLDAILAVGYRVRSARGTQFRRWATERLSEYLIKGFTLDDERLKNPPVAGSGVPDRFDELLERIRDIRASERRMYLRVREIFALAADYSPSLAQTSQFFRVIQNKLHFAVTGKTAAELIIERTDSNQPNMGLQSWKSGRVQKADITVAKNYLLEAEISELNRIVVMWLDYAEDQALRRKEVFLKDWEDKLNAFLAFNERDVLPDAGSASKQQADAHAEVEYQQFAAQRRALLEAEGEHLQISVLEDMAEQLPLNKTGNKHE